A window of Argopecten irradians isolate NY chromosome 1, Ai_NY, whole genome shotgun sequence contains these coding sequences:
- the LOC138324191 gene encoding uncharacterized protein isoform X1, whose product MESQNSTTFPTTIVDFNTTITFDNVTTSSTTQSSTEFLNTTTAVTTTSTTPEPPGHAGVIAGGVCGGIIVLALLIGVAVFFFIRRRRRKRKKRKEKIDHLPQLPSIADLEKEEIKSKIKKKERWSEKDKPDKEKKKEDPHYVNERIGTLPTENRKSDPLYIQPEPPTREIYSGPNGVEYYMDDRKKSDDHAPTEVYSDANIPEHNGRGTLGNIKDTSGKVKDASNKVNDTSGKVKDKSGNAKESLDNDTSQPEYTNSNGDESTLRDYENAPAKRIQPPKVNHIPTDDEEQTVYENT is encoded by the exons ATGGAAAGCCAGAATTCCACAACCTTTCCGACGACAATAGTCGACTTCAACACAACCATCACATTTGATAATGTCACAACATCATCAACCACACAGTCATCAACAGAGTTCCTCAACACTACCACTGCCGTAACCACCACCAGTACTACACCCGAACCACCTGGTCATGCCGGGG TCATCGCAGGTGGTGTGTGTGGAGGCATTATTGTACTAGCATTGCTAATTGGAGTAGCTGTGTTTTTCTTTATTCG acGAAGACGCCGTAAAAGGAAAAAACGGAAAGAAAAAATAGACCATTTGCCGCAGCTGCCATCAATAGCGGATttagaaaaagaagaaataaaatctaaaataaagaaaaaagaaaggtGGTCCGAGAAAGATAAACCagacaaagaaaagaaaaaggaaGATCCACATTATGTCAATGAACGGATAGGAACGTTACCAACAGAAAACAGGAAGTCAGACCCTCTTTATATACAGCCAGAACCACCAACGCGTGAAATTTATAGTGGTCCGAACGGTGTAGAATATTACATGGACGACAGAAAGAAATCAGATGACCATGCGCCAACGGAGGTTTACAGTGACGCAAATATTCCCGAACACAATGGCAGGGGCACATTAGGCAACATCAAAGACACATCAGGCAAGGTCAAGGACGCATCGAACAAGGTCAATGACACGTCGGGCAAGGTCAAGGACAAATCGGGGAATGCTAAAGAATCTTTAGACAATGACACGTCACAACCTGAATATACTAACTCAAACGGGGATGAAAGTACTTTAAGAGACTATGAAAATGCGCCAGCCAAAAGAATTCAACCCCCTAAAGTTAATCACATACCAACGGATGATGAAGAACAGACAGTTTATGAAAATAcctaa
- the LOC138324191 gene encoding uncharacterized protein isoform X2, with amino-acid sequence MWGSCQAVIAGGVCGGIIVLALLIGVAVFFFIRRRRRKRKKRKEKIDHLPQLPSIADLEKEEIKSKIKKKERWSEKDKPDKEKKKEDPHYVNERIGTLPTENRKSDPLYIQPEPPTREIYSGPNGVEYYMDDRKKSDDHAPTEVYSDANIPEHNGRGTLGNIKDTSGKVKDASNKVNDTSGKVKDKSGNAKESLDNDTSQPEYTNSNGDESTLRDYENAPAKRIQPPKVNHIPTDDEEQTVYENT; translated from the exons atgtggggcagttgccaggccG TCATCGCAGGTGGTGTGTGTGGAGGCATTATTGTACTAGCATTGCTAATTGGAGTAGCTGTGTTTTTCTTTATTCG acGAAGACGCCGTAAAAGGAAAAAACGGAAAGAAAAAATAGACCATTTGCCGCAGCTGCCATCAATAGCGGATttagaaaaagaagaaataaaatctaaaataaagaaaaaagaaaggtGGTCCGAGAAAGATAAACCagacaaagaaaagaaaaaggaaGATCCACATTATGTCAATGAACGGATAGGAACGTTACCAACAGAAAACAGGAAGTCAGACCCTCTTTATATACAGCCAGAACCACCAACGCGTGAAATTTATAGTGGTCCGAACGGTGTAGAATATTACATGGACGACAGAAAGAAATCAGATGACCATGCGCCAACGGAGGTTTACAGTGACGCAAATATTCCCGAACACAATGGCAGGGGCACATTAGGCAACATCAAAGACACATCAGGCAAGGTCAAGGACGCATCGAACAAGGTCAATGACACGTCGGGCAAGGTCAAGGACAAATCGGGGAATGCTAAAGAATCTTTAGACAATGACACGTCACAACCTGAATATACTAACTCAAACGGGGATGAAAGTACTTTAAGAGACTATGAAAATGCGCCAGCCAAAAGAATTCAACCCCCTAAAGTTAATCACATACCAACGGATGATGAAGAACAGACAGTTTATGAAAATAcctaa
- the LOC138310305 gene encoding uncharacterized protein yields MGPGGPGSFFSGQSDDDDSHSAEDLLSSSSTMTGTLGCDDIPGTRILVSKVIHGRGGPFASCGSPNEFCDDVIYSNSRLSVMCNRKIRCFPSTTSKMIPQCGTSSNFVHVEYECVNPWSVFDICHDSTTNVQLSNLFIMSPKTASGASTCECIIKGQANGQVTLDYVQSNTDPAHCATNYLLVESKSLGNNQTAVNKQNNHCGRKTVTKDTYEGSVRLTYGTKSPFFNNGFLSKITVPSGANQEVSVQCGAVFSAQDQQVSPQAGAPDPIYRQMGGYYNNPFNDMAAYNRFLTTVSPFQDPYYDNRNSTQGSGRNAARATWPDHAQNRHRRPYWDRGYYGEQRFGPRPYSPYGPAPIRGVNATGPGGSNQTAPQIPPPSYNRRYYPPPTPFWRFMRQRRNRNLDLFADGPMFQRWGGYQRQPPMGRWPQNKGPPSRGPKPPVNGTKAAKLPSDVEFIGNTASRNVEKAANTEGQNPPPRPPQAHVSDDDDSDNKFPTEAGRLAAYIVGGTGAVLSAVGGVVMVMLCSRRRRRRNSEESDDASQRNVGPIYSLPTHNLGRVHVNAAYVNSDGEGSEAGWSELDLEDPSDPNSTANTPSRAARGDKNATGNGSRQKAADLSAGTILGISNLACPAAGASRREEDGKRIYDNNI; encoded by the exons ATGGGCCCTGGAGGACCAGGAAGCTTTTTCTCTGGACAGTCAGATGATGACGATTCACACTCGGCAGAAGATCTGTTGTCCTCTTCATCTACCATGACGGGAACCTTGGGTTGTGATGACATACCTGGCACGCGCATCCTCGTGTCAAAAGTCATCCATGGCCGCGGAGGTCCGTTCGCGTCTTGTGGAAGTCCTAACGAGTTCTgcgatgacgtcatctacagcAACAGTCGTCTGTCAGTGATGTGTAACAGGAAGATCAGGTGTTTTCCCAGCACAACCTCGAAAATGATACCCCAGTGTGGCACCAGTAGTAACTTTGTCCATGTGGAGTATGAATGTGTAAATC CCTGGTCAGTGTTCGATATTTGCCACGATTCCACCACGAATGTCCAGCTCTCTAACCTATTCATCATGTCTCCTAAGACAGCGAGCGGAGCTTCCACGTGCGAGTGTATCATAAAAGGTCAAGCGAATGGACAGGTTACTCTGGACTATGTCCAGTCCAACACGGACCCTGCACACTGCGCCACCAACTACCTTCTGGTAGAGAGCAAATCATTGGGGAACAACCAGACAGCCGTGAACAAGCAGAACAACCACTGCGGACGGAAGACTGTTACAAAGGATACGTACGAAGGATCTGTCCGTCTTACTTACGGAACCAAATCACCATTCTTCAATAATGgatttctttccaaaatcacAG TGCCAAGCGGTGCCAACCAAGAAGTGTCAGTCCAGTGCGGTGCAGTGTTTTCTGCACAGGACCAGCAAGTAAGTCCTCAGGCAGGTGCCCCCGATCCGATCTACAGACAGATGGGTGGTTACTACAATAACCCCTTCAACGACATGGCGGCCTATAACAGATTCCTCACCACGGTTTCACCATTCCAGGACCCTTACTATGACAACAGGAATTCTACACAAGGTTCGGGAAGAAATGCTGCACGTGCGACTTGGCCTGATCATGCGCAAAACAGACACCGTCGACCTTACTGGGACAGGGGTTACTACGGTGAGCAACGCTTTGGGCCAAGACCCTATTCGCCGTACGGACCAGCACCTATCAGGGGAGTCAACGCAACTGGCCCCGGAGGGAGTAATCAGACAGCTCCTCAGATCCCTCCGCCTTCCTACAATCGCAGGTACTATCCTCCCCCAACACCTTTTTGGAGATTCATGCGCCAACGCCGAAATAGAAACTTGGATCTTTTCGCAGATGGCCCTATGTTTCAGCGATGGGGTGGATACCAACGACAACCTCCGATGGGACGTTGGCCACAAAACAAAGGTCCACCTTCAAGAGGTCCCAAACCTCCAGTAAACGGTACAAAAGCAGCAAAGCTTCCTAGCGATGTTGAATTCATTGGGAATACTGCATCACGAAATGTTGAAAAAGCTGCCAACACAGAAGGGCAAAACCCGCCTCCTCGTCCACCCCAAGCTCACGtgagtgatgatgatgacagcGACAACAAGTTTCCTACAGAAGCAG GGCGACTTGCAGCATACATTGTAGGAGGTACGGGAGCGGTCCTCTCCGCTGTTGGAGGTGTTGTTATGGTAATGCTCTGTAGCAGAAG AAGACGTCGGAGAAATTCAGAAGAGAGCGATGACGCTTCACAGAGAAATGTTGGTCCTATCTATTCTCTTCCCACCCACAACCTTGGGCGCGTGCATGTCAATGCTGCCTACGTAAACTCTGATGGTGAAGGATCTGAGGCCGGCTGGAGCGAATTAGATCTTGAGGACCCTTCAGACCCAAATAGTACTGCCAACACACCATCTCGAGCAGCACGTGGGGACAAGAATGCCACCGGAAATGGAAGTCGCCAAAAAGCGGCCGATTTATCAGCTGGTACCATTCTAGGAATATCCAACCTGGCATGTCCAGCTGCTGGAGCGTCGAGACGAGAGGAAGATGGAAAACGAATCTACGACAATAATATCTGA